A stretch of Myceligenerans xiligouense DNA encodes these proteins:
- a CDS encoding DUF2809 domain-containing protein, which translates to MTATVPRAMTVVLAVAVVLAGLGARAVLPGAVGGPVGDALYATLVVLLVILVRPRTSPAVAAVIGFTICLTIEFFQLTGIPVAVAERFPLARLVLGTTFWAPDLLRYAVGAALGGALSGALSGALRGAATRRVAEEERRARHGSNG; encoded by the coding sequence GTGACCGCCACCGTGCCCCGCGCGATGACGGTCGTGCTCGCGGTTGCCGTCGTCCTCGCCGGGCTCGGTGCCCGGGCCGTCCTGCCGGGCGCCGTGGGCGGACCGGTCGGCGACGCGCTGTACGCGACGCTCGTCGTGCTGCTGGTCATCCTGGTGCGGCCACGCACGTCTCCGGCGGTGGCGGCCGTCATCGGGTTCACGATCTGTCTCACGATCGAGTTCTTCCAACTCACGGGGATACCGGTCGCCGTCGCAGAGAGGTTTCCCCTGGCCCGGCTCGTCCTCGGAACCACTTTCTGGGCTCCAGACCTCCTGCGCTACGCGGTCGGCGCGGCCCTCGGGGGCGCTCTGTCGGGTGCACTGTCCGGCGCTCTGCGCGGCGCCGCCACGCGGCGGGTCGCCGAGGAGGAGCGCCGGGCCCGCCACGGGAGCAATGGCTGA
- a CDS encoding serine hydrolase domain-containing protein — MDRQPGRPPLHDTAAETAAVAIRGLARRADALDIALHTIEVSVGGEIVASAACAPRGPHVPQRMYSVSKTVTGLAVGLLAAEGALHLDDPIIRHFPEMAPVHPWLEATTIRHLLAMRGPHRATTFELTAGDWLESYFGVPPTHPPGTLFTYDTSGSYVLAALVERLAGIPLPDYLRPRLLDPIGVDPGLRFLTGPEGIAHGGSGLICTPRDLLRLAHLLLDDGTPGGGPGGGTTDGAPGDGTPGGGTPGGSGPDGSGPGRSSLIPAAYLRDATRRQADTSQLTWGETLRTGYGYQLWLPARGGWLMFGLGGQIVYGDPARHLAVVVTADAQACGSGDQRLLDEVMDALVAPLTAVIDAGRTPGSPHTVALDWPAPRHDASTLPDVGGTFKNVADGPGPAELLLSLHDDGGRLRAMRHRGDGWDIEFRFDQPVRTRIAGRPAVVTAGHSGPGTLDVRCALHGDDLTTWRLRLVRAAGGSLAVQSQAFGESVAPSWTFHATYLIANHSGGS; from the coding sequence ATGGATCGTCAGCCCGGCCGACCGCCGCTTCACGACACCGCAGCCGAGACGGCCGCCGTCGCCATCCGAGGGCTGGCACGGCGGGCGGACGCCCTCGACATCGCCCTGCACACGATCGAGGTGAGCGTCGGCGGCGAGATCGTCGCGAGTGCCGCGTGCGCGCCGCGCGGTCCGCACGTGCCGCAGCGCATGTACTCGGTGTCGAAGACGGTGACCGGCCTGGCCGTCGGACTCCTCGCCGCGGAGGGAGCGCTGCACCTCGACGACCCGATCATCCGGCACTTCCCGGAGATGGCGCCCGTGCACCCGTGGCTCGAGGCCACGACGATCCGGCACCTGCTCGCCATGCGCGGCCCGCACCGGGCCACGACATTCGAGCTGACCGCGGGCGACTGGCTCGAGTCGTACTTCGGAGTGCCGCCGACGCACCCGCCGGGGACACTGTTCACCTACGACACGTCCGGCTCCTACGTCCTGGCAGCGCTCGTGGAACGCCTCGCGGGCATCCCGCTGCCGGACTACCTGCGGCCGCGCCTGCTCGACCCGATCGGCGTCGACCCCGGACTGCGGTTCCTCACGGGACCGGAGGGAATCGCCCACGGCGGCTCGGGCCTGATCTGCACCCCGCGCGACCTGCTACGCCTCGCGCACCTCCTGCTCGACGACGGCACGCCTGGCGGCGGACCCGGCGGCGGCACGACCGACGGCGCGCCCGGCGACGGCACTCCCGGCGGCGGCACTCCCGGCGGCAGCGGACCCGACGGCAGCGGACCCGGTCGCAGCTCCCTGATCCCTGCGGCATATCTGCGCGACGCCACCCGCCGGCAAGCCGACACGTCCCAGTTGACCTGGGGCGAGACCCTACGGACCGGCTACGGATACCAGCTGTGGCTCCCGGCACGCGGCGGCTGGCTGATGTTCGGGCTCGGCGGGCAGATCGTGTACGGCGACCCCGCCCGGCACCTCGCCGTCGTCGTCACCGCCGATGCCCAGGCCTGCGGAAGCGGCGACCAGCGCCTGCTCGACGAGGTCATGGACGCCCTGGTCGCCCCACTCACCGCCGTGATCGACGCGGGTCGGACGCCCGGCTCGCCACACACGGTCGCCCTCGACTGGCCGGCACCGCGCCATGATGCCTCGACCCTGCCGGACGTGGGCGGGACCTTCAAGAACGTCGCGGACGGTCCCGGACCGGCCGAACTCCTCCTGTCGCTGCACGACGACGGCGGTCGTCTTCGCGCCATGCGGCATCGCGGAGACGGCTGGGACATCGAGTTCCGCTTCGACCAGCCCGTCCGGACCCGGATCGCCGGACGGCCCGCCGTCGTCACCGCGGGCCACTCAGGGCCAGGGACACTGGACGTTCGCTGCGCGCTGCACGGGGACGACCTGACCACCTGGCGGCTACGCCTCGTGCGGGCGGCGGGCGGCTCTCTCGCGGTCCAGTCCCAGGCTTTCGGCGAATCGGTCGCCCCGTCCTGGACGTTCCACGCCACCTACCTGATCGCGAACCACTCGGGCGGGTCTTGA
- a CDS encoding MFS transporter: protein MTKFVEAVFPERMGRSFRWLVGSSWVSNIGDGIAMAAGPLLVASQTGSPFLVALAALLNKLPWLLFGLWAGAIADRVDRRRLVIVADALRVLVIAALGAFIVTGAVNITLVLAVMLALGIAEVFADTTSQTLMPMLVDKKDLAIGHARLQAGFLTANQLAGPPLGALLFAAGMVWPFLVQAVAVGLAIVLVAQVVTPRGPVRGDISTHVRQDIADGLRWVWRTPAVRTLMLTILTFNITYAAPMGVLVLYTTEHLGMSQLEFGLLTTAMALGGLLSTAAFDKLQRRFSFALIMRVVLSCEVLWHLVLAINTTEWGAFAAMFAFGAYSFVWGAISNAVRQRATPIELQGRVGSLNMVSVFGGILIGNALGGVIAEQWGLTAPFWFGFVGAGITLALIWRALGHIAHAEAD, encoded by the coding sequence GTGACCAAGTTCGTCGAGGCCGTCTTTCCAGAACGTATGGGACGGTCGTTCAGGTGGCTCGTCGGTTCTTCGTGGGTGAGCAACATCGGCGACGGGATCGCCATGGCGGCCGGGCCGCTGCTGGTCGCGTCCCAGACCGGTTCGCCCTTCCTCGTCGCCCTCGCGGCCCTGCTCAACAAGCTGCCGTGGCTGCTGTTCGGGCTGTGGGCCGGAGCCATCGCGGACCGGGTGGACCGCCGTCGGCTCGTGATCGTGGCAGACGCGCTGCGGGTCCTCGTGATCGCCGCGCTGGGCGCCTTCATCGTCACGGGTGCCGTGAACATCACCCTGGTCCTGGCCGTCATGCTCGCCCTCGGCATCGCCGAGGTGTTCGCCGACACCACGAGCCAGACGCTCATGCCGATGCTGGTGGACAAGAAGGACCTGGCGATCGGTCACGCGCGCCTGCAAGCGGGCTTCCTCACGGCGAACCAGCTCGCGGGGCCGCCCCTCGGCGCCCTCCTGTTCGCCGCCGGCATGGTGTGGCCGTTCCTGGTCCAGGCGGTGGCGGTCGGTCTCGCGATCGTGCTGGTCGCGCAGGTGGTGACGCCTCGCGGCCCGGTGCGCGGCGACATCAGCACCCATGTCCGCCAGGACATCGCCGACGGGCTGCGCTGGGTGTGGCGCACCCCGGCCGTGCGCACCCTGATGCTCACGATCCTCACGTTCAACATCACCTACGCCGCCCCGATGGGCGTCCTCGTGCTCTACACGACGGAGCACCTGGGCATGAGCCAGCTGGAGTTCGGCCTCCTGACGACGGCGATGGCCCTGGGTGGTCTGCTCAGCACCGCGGCGTTCGACAAGCTCCAGCGACGGTTCTCGTTCGCCTTGATCATGCGGGTGGTGCTGAGCTGCGAGGTCCTCTGGCATCTGGTGCTCGCCATCAACACGACCGAGTGGGGCGCGTTCGCCGCGATGTTCGCGTTCGGCGCGTACTCGTTCGTGTGGGGCGCGATCTCGAACGCCGTCCGGCAGCGGGCGACGCCGATCGAGCTGCAGGGACGTGTGGGCTCGCTCAACATGGTGTCCGTCTTCGGCGGCATCCTGATCGGCAACGCCCTGGGTGGCGTGATCGCCGAGCAGTGGGGTCTGACGGCGCCGTTCTGGTTCGGCTTCGTGGGAGCCGGGATCACGCTCGCCCTGATCTGGCGGGCGCTGGGCCACATCGCCCACGCGGAGGCCGACTGA
- a CDS encoding ROK family transcriptional regulator yields MTTTSAASRQHTLRERNLELVARAVFEAPEPPSRAGVAATTGLTRATVSTLIDQLIGARLLRELPAVADGRAGRPAVPLVPAGRSVLGLGLEVNVDYLGARAIDLTGAVVAERVVPGAFHDSDPAEVLGELGRIANDIARDTHDRGMRLAGARLALPGLVDARAGVLDVAPNLGWSSVAPVPLLGLAGLPVEIANEAKLAALAELGGPGPAGAGAAIPDSFLYVSGDVGIGAAIVVGRELFLGERGWNGEVGHVVVDPAGPRCSCGARGCLEQFAGKEALAGAAGLAADAPLADLLALLGAPRPTTADAGGDPAASDADPPTTAHTGLDSPASRAAADAAVRRAGQALGSALADFVNLVDVHTVVLGGIYTDLLPWLRPEVESVLAERVLAAPFVELEVRSARAGAQAALTGGAHEVLRAVLAAPAAWT; encoded by the coding sequence GTGACCACGACGTCGGCGGCCTCCCGTCAGCACACCCTGCGCGAACGCAACCTCGAACTCGTGGCACGGGCGGTCTTCGAGGCCCCGGAGCCCCCGTCCCGCGCGGGCGTCGCCGCGACGACCGGCCTCACCCGCGCGACCGTCTCCACCCTGATCGACCAGCTCATCGGGGCGCGCCTGCTGCGCGAGCTGCCCGCCGTCGCCGACGGACGCGCCGGCCGGCCCGCCGTGCCGCTCGTCCCCGCGGGCCGCTCCGTCCTCGGCCTCGGGCTCGAGGTGAACGTCGACTACCTCGGCGCCCGCGCGATCGACCTCACGGGCGCGGTCGTCGCGGAGCGCGTGGTGCCGGGCGCGTTCCACGACAGCGACCCCGCCGAGGTGCTCGGCGAGCTCGGCCGGATCGCGAACGACATCGCCCGGGACACGCACGACCGCGGCATGCGGCTCGCCGGGGCACGCCTGGCCCTGCCCGGCCTCGTCGACGCGCGCGCCGGCGTCCTCGACGTCGCGCCGAACCTCGGATGGTCCTCCGTCGCGCCCGTCCCCCTGCTCGGCCTTGCCGGCCTGCCCGTCGAGATCGCCAACGAGGCGAAGCTCGCCGCCCTCGCCGAACTCGGCGGCCCGGGTCCCGCGGGCGCCGGAGCAGCCATACCGGATTCGTTCCTGTACGTCTCGGGCGACGTCGGCATCGGCGCGGCGATCGTCGTCGGGCGCGAGCTGTTCCTCGGGGAACGTGGGTGGAACGGCGAGGTGGGACACGTCGTCGTCGACCCCGCGGGGCCGCGCTGCTCGTGCGGGGCGCGCGGCTGCCTCGAGCAGTTCGCCGGGAAGGAAGCACTGGCCGGCGCCGCCGGTCTCGCCGCCGACGCCCCTCTCGCCGACCTCCTCGCCCTGCTCGGTGCCCCGCGCCCGACGACGGCGGACGCGGGCGGCGACCCGGCCGCGTCCGACGCGGACCCGCCGACGACGGCGCACACGGGCCTGGACTCGCCCGCCTCGCGTGCCGCCGCGGACGCAGCGGTGCGGCGGGCGGGACAGGCACTGGGCTCCGCGCTCGCCGACTTCGTGAACCTCGTCGATGTCCACACCGTGGTGCTGGGCGGGATCTACACGGACCTGCTGCCGTGGCTCCGGCCGGAGGTCGAGTCCGTCCTGGCCGAGCGGGTGCTCGCGGCGCCGTTCGTGGAGCTGGAGGTTCGCTCGGCGCGAGCCGGAGCCCAGGCCGCGCTCACGGGCGGCGCGCACGAGGTGTTGCGCGCCGTGCTGGCGGCCCCGGCGGCCTGGACCTGA
- the xylA gene encoding xylose isomerase yields MSDIKYSFGLWTIGWRAQDPFGAATRPALDPAESIRKLADLGAWGFTFHDNDVFPFDADESARQAHIDSVKKAAAESGLVCEMVTTDTFQHPIFKDGAFTSNNRQVRRFGLRKVLRNVDLAAEMGASTFVMWGGREGTEYDNSKDLASAHARYAEGIDTVAAYIKSQGYDLRIGLEPKPNEPRGDIFLPTIGHAIALIDTLDNGDIVGLNPETGHEQMAGLNYTHGIALALYCGKLFHIDLNGQHGPKYDQDLVFGHGDLLSAFFTVDLLENGFPNGGPRYEGPRHFDYKPSRTEHLDGVWESAKANMATYDMLAAKAAEYRADSEVQAAFEHAGIFELGESTLAEGETIEQFLASDETYDVDALAERDYGLVKLHQLALKHLIG; encoded by the coding sequence GTGAGCGACATCAAGTACTCCTTCGGCCTGTGGACCATCGGCTGGAGAGCCCAGGACCCGTTCGGCGCCGCGACCCGCCCGGCCCTCGACCCGGCCGAGTCCATCCGCAAGCTCGCCGACCTCGGCGCCTGGGGCTTCACGTTCCACGACAACGACGTGTTCCCGTTCGACGCCGACGAGTCGGCCCGGCAGGCGCACATCGACTCGGTGAAGAAGGCCGCCGCGGAGTCCGGCCTGGTCTGCGAGATGGTCACCACCGACACCTTCCAGCACCCGATCTTCAAGGACGGCGCGTTCACCTCGAACAACCGGCAGGTGCGCCGGTTCGGCCTGCGCAAGGTGCTGCGCAACGTCGACCTCGCCGCGGAGATGGGCGCCTCCACCTTCGTCATGTGGGGTGGTCGTGAGGGCACCGAGTACGACAACTCCAAGGACCTGGCCTCGGCCCACGCCCGCTACGCGGAGGGCATCGACACCGTCGCCGCCTACATCAAGTCGCAGGGCTACGACCTGAGGATCGGTCTGGAGCCCAAGCCGAACGAGCCGCGCGGCGACATCTTCCTGCCGACCATCGGCCACGCCATCGCCCTGATCGACACGCTCGACAACGGCGACATCGTCGGCCTCAACCCGGAGACGGGCCACGAGCAGATGGCGGGCCTGAACTACACGCACGGCATCGCGCTCGCGCTGTACTGCGGCAAGCTCTTCCACATCGACCTGAACGGCCAGCACGGGCCCAAGTACGACCAGGACCTCGTGTTCGGCCACGGCGACCTGCTGTCCGCGTTCTTCACCGTGGACCTGCTGGAGAACGGCTTCCCGAACGGCGGCCCGCGCTACGAGGGCCCGCGCCACTTCGACTACAAGCCCTCGCGCACCGAGCACCTGGACGGCGTGTGGGAGTCGGCCAAGGCGAACATGGCCACCTACGACATGCTCGCGGCCAAGGCGGCGGAGTACCGCGCGGACTCCGAGGTGCAGGCCGCCTTCGAGCACGCCGGTATCTTCGAGCTCGGCGAGTCCACCCTGGCCGAGGGCGAGACCATCGAGCAGTTCCTCGCCTCGGACGAGACGTACGACGTCGACGCCCTGGCGGAGCGCGACTACGGTCTGGTCAAGCTCCACCAGCTCGCGCTGAAGCACCTCATCGGCTGA
- a CDS encoding xylulokinase produces MPLVAGVDTSTQSCKIVVRDAATGELVRSGSAKHPDGTEVHPDHWWTAFTQAAEAAGGLADVAAIAVGGQQHGMVVLDAEGRVIRDALLWNDTRSADAAETLVAELGEGDRTVGAQRWADAVGSVLVASLTVTKLRWLHDAEPDNAAQVAAVALPHDWLSWRIAGYGPAGDPSAPLGPDLNALFTDRSDASGTGYYDAQGADGAGEYRADLLRMALGRDDVVLPRVLGPAGSGGVAHPSVAGADVDGGALIGPGAGDNAGAALGVGMTPGDVAISIGTSGVVSAVAPRRTADGSGAINGFADAAGNALMLAVTLNAARVLDAAREVLGVGFDELASLALQAPAGSDGLVLVPYLEGERTPNRPDATGTLHGIRLATSTRPHLARAYIEGMLCGLADGLDALRAQGVPVERVMLIGGAAQSPAVQEIAPQVFGLPIAVPEPGEYVADGAARQAAWVLAAASGPASEPTTGAGAAPVAPPEWSTTIAATLDADPRPVIRAQYAEVRDLV; encoded by the coding sequence ATGCCCCTCGTCGCCGGCGTGGACACCTCCACGCAGTCCTGCAAGATCGTCGTCCGCGACGCCGCCACCGGGGAGCTGGTCCGGTCCGGCTCCGCCAAGCACCCGGACGGCACCGAGGTCCACCCCGACCACTGGTGGACCGCGTTCACCCAGGCCGCCGAGGCCGCCGGCGGCCTCGCCGACGTCGCCGCGATCGCCGTCGGCGGCCAGCAGCACGGCATGGTCGTCCTCGACGCCGAGGGCCGGGTCATCCGCGACGCCCTCCTGTGGAACGACACCCGTTCCGCCGACGCCGCCGAGACGCTGGTCGCCGAGCTCGGCGAGGGTGACCGCACCGTCGGCGCCCAGCGGTGGGCCGACGCCGTCGGCTCGGTCCTGGTCGCGTCCCTCACCGTCACCAAGCTCCGCTGGCTGCACGATGCCGAGCCGGACAACGCCGCGCAGGTCGCCGCTGTCGCGCTCCCGCACGACTGGCTGTCCTGGCGTATCGCCGGCTACGGCCCGGCGGGAGACCCGAGCGCCCCGCTCGGCCCGGACCTGAACGCCCTGTTCACCGACCGGTCCGACGCGTCCGGCACGGGGTACTACGACGCGCAGGGCGCGGACGGGGCCGGCGAGTACCGTGCCGACCTGCTCCGCATGGCTCTCGGCCGCGACGACGTCGTGCTGCCGCGTGTGCTCGGGCCGGCCGGGTCCGGCGGCGTCGCGCACCCGTCCGTGGCGGGGGCCGACGTCGACGGCGGCGCGCTCATCGGCCCGGGTGCCGGGGACAACGCGGGCGCGGCGCTGGGCGTCGGCATGACGCCGGGCGACGTCGCGATCTCGATCGGCACCTCGGGCGTGGTGTCCGCGGTGGCGCCGCGGCGCACCGCCGACGGGTCCGGCGCGATCAACGGTTTCGCCGACGCCGCGGGCAACGCCCTGATGCTCGCCGTCACGCTCAACGCGGCCCGCGTGCTCGACGCCGCGCGGGAGGTGCTCGGCGTCGGCTTCGACGAGCTCGCGTCGCTCGCGCTCCAGGCTCCCGCCGGGTCCGACGGCCTGGTCCTCGTCCCCTACCTGGAGGGCGAGCGCACCCCCAACCGGCCCGACGCCACCGGGACGCTGCACGGCATCCGCCTGGCGACGTCGACCCGCCCGCACCTCGCGCGCGCCTACATCGAGGGCATGCTGTGCGGGCTCGCGGACGGACTCGACGCACTGCGGGCGCAGGGCGTGCCCGTGGAGCGCGTCATGCTGATCGGCGGGGCGGCACAGTCGCCGGCCGTCCAGGAGATCGCGCCGCAGGTGTTCGGCCTGCCGATCGCGGTCCCCGAGCCCGGCGAGTACGTCGCCGACGGCGCCGCCCGCCAGGCGGCGTGGGTGCTCGCGGCCGCGTCCGGCCCGGCCTCGGAGCCGACGACGGGCGCGGGCGCGGCACCGGTCGCGCCGCCGGAGTGGTCGACCACGATCGCCGCCACCCTGGACGCGGATCCGCGTCCGGTGATCCGGGCGCAGTACGCCGAGGTCAGAGACCTCGTGTGA
- a CDS encoding helix-turn-helix domain-containing protein: MPPNPQQLRSRKLVLTAAVSVALVSTGSAYLAMVQFGIDVLAMDPATAYATAGVFELSLVTVALLAREAAKDNRPGGTLLTLTWALSSASGAFAAWHEIFIGHPVGAGIFRFLVPLLAALMWHLALIGDRHLATGMSWSGLRQARRMHALFLTTEDLFRAQSLLDRSRSSRRRLLRAEARRRRARSIALRTVPPTEMRAQVAAWAEALSAVGDGTADVARLHADDRRRLAGVLVSDEEPAAPEYERRAVDAVVADLAPTGRGRPALSPAEGASAADHARIAAAEPRDGRAIEEAWTPSPRPESADRPVASTAPAAPAASADPAAERRRPYGEGAAAAVAALTGAAPHAAGVRPIGAPAPQAPAPVRPPTGAIPVATVVARPGPQPVEQRRAAALDDRRTEVRSSAPAPRTDDAERRTRSDRSTTPAERRPGTRLDEATVNRIIDLRAQGATLKSIAKQLSVSERTVSKHLKTFEATGSIPVVRT; the protein is encoded by the coding sequence GTGCCCCCGAACCCGCAGCAGCTCCGCTCACGAAAACTGGTGCTGACTGCCGCCGTCTCCGTCGCGCTGGTCTCCACGGGCTCCGCCTACCTGGCGATGGTGCAGTTCGGTATCGACGTCCTGGCGATGGACCCCGCCACGGCGTACGCCACGGCCGGCGTCTTCGAACTGTCCCTGGTCACCGTGGCGCTCCTGGCTCGCGAGGCGGCCAAGGACAACCGCCCCGGCGGCACGCTGCTCACGCTGACGTGGGCGCTCTCGTCCGCGTCCGGGGCGTTCGCCGCCTGGCACGAGATCTTCATCGGCCACCCGGTGGGCGCCGGGATCTTCCGCTTCCTGGTCCCGCTGCTGGCCGCCTTGATGTGGCACCTGGCTCTCATCGGGGACCGCCACCTCGCGACAGGCATGTCCTGGTCCGGCCTGCGCCAGGCGCGGCGGATGCACGCGCTGTTCCTGACCACCGAGGACCTGTTCCGGGCCCAGAGCCTCCTCGACAGGTCGCGGTCCTCCCGCCGCCGGCTGCTGCGCGCGGAAGCGAGACGGCGTCGTGCCCGGTCGATCGCGCTGCGCACCGTCCCGCCCACGGAGATGCGCGCCCAGGTCGCCGCGTGGGCCGAGGCCCTGTCGGCCGTCGGCGACGGAACCGCCGACGTCGCGCGCCTGCATGCCGATGACCGGCGGCGGCTGGCCGGCGTCCTCGTGTCCGACGAGGAACCCGCCGCGCCGGAGTACGAGCGCCGCGCGGTCGACGCCGTCGTCGCCGACCTCGCGCCGACGGGACGCGGTCGGCCTGCCCTGTCGCCCGCCGAGGGCGCGTCGGCCGCCGACCACGCGAGGATCGCGGCCGCCGAGCCCCGCGACGGCCGGGCGATCGAGGAGGCCTGGACACCGTCCCCGCGCCCGGAATCCGCGGATCGGCCCGTCGCATCCACCGCGCCCGCCGCGCCCGCCGCATCCGCCGATCCGGCGGCCGAGCGACGACGCCCCTACGGCGAGGGGGCGGCGGCCGCGGTCGCGGCGCTGACCGGCGCGGCCCCGCACGCGGCAGGGGTGCGCCCCATCGGAGCTCCGGCGCCGCAGGCTCCGGCGCCGGTCCGGCCGCCGACCGGGGCGATTCCCGTGGCGACCGTGGTGGCCCGGCCCGGACCGCAGCCCGTCGAACAACGTCGGGCTGCCGCCCTCGACGACCGCCGCACCGAGGTGCGCTCCTCCGCGCCGGCTCCCCGGACGGACGACGCGGAACGCCGGACGAGATCCGACCGCAGCACCACCCCCGCCGAGCGGCGGCCCGGCACACGGCTCGACGAGGCGACCGTGAACCGCATCATCGATCTCCGCGCCCAGGGGGCGACCCTGAAGTCCATCGCGAAGCAGCTGAGCGTGAGCGAACGGACGGTGAGCAAGCACCTCAAGACGTTCGAGGCGACGGGCTCGATCCCGGTGGTCCGGACCTGA
- a CDS encoding L,D-transpeptidase — MNAPAGPQGAGLSAGLVTDSGGTLSRGRVVALVGGAIALLVVAGAGVIAVLQDDPTARWAAEAAPSVASPSPTPSPTPSPTPVEFDLAALEVPTIESVLPRMPRSTVATLGDLPGKAAVPKEDRTAVWAEPDASTMPRLALASTQYDYDARWLVLQTEGDWVQVLLPYGRGALPSSDPGGVNGAAGWVQKKTVGLEREDRSIVVDLSDRAVLVDAGDERITLPAGIGAPSTPTPRGVAQVMTVTMASNTGLSLFLSAQSEALDTFAGVNYAATALHVGVGQGQEISNGCVRLTPAGFDAVKDLPAGVPVVVRA; from the coding sequence ATGAACGCACCCGCGGGACCGCAGGGCGCCGGCCTGTCCGCCGGGCTGGTCACGGATTCCGGGGGCACGCTGAGCCGGGGCCGGGTCGTGGCACTCGTCGGGGGTGCGATCGCCCTGCTCGTGGTCGCCGGGGCCGGAGTGATCGCGGTGCTCCAGGACGATCCCACCGCGCGGTGGGCGGCCGAAGCGGCGCCATCGGTCGCGAGCCCGTCGCCGACCCCCTCGCCCACGCCGAGCCCCACACCCGTCGAGTTCGACCTGGCCGCGCTCGAGGTTCCGACGATCGAGTCCGTCCTGCCGCGCATGCCGCGGTCGACGGTGGCGACCCTGGGCGACCTGCCCGGCAAGGCCGCCGTCCCGAAGGAGGACCGCACGGCGGTCTGGGCCGAGCCGGACGCCTCGACGATGCCGCGTCTCGCGCTGGCCTCCACCCAGTACGACTACGACGCGCGCTGGCTGGTGCTGCAGACCGAGGGCGACTGGGTGCAGGTGCTCCTGCCGTACGGCCGTGGCGCGCTCCCGTCCTCCGACCCGGGCGGGGTGAACGGCGCGGCCGGCTGGGTGCAGAAGAAGACCGTCGGTCTGGAGCGGGAGGACCGCTCGATCGTCGTCGACCTCTCGGATCGTGCCGTGCTCGTCGACGCCGGCGACGAGCGGATCACCCTTCCCGCCGGCATCGGGGCGCCGAGCACGCCGACGCCGCGCGGCGTGGCGCAGGTCATGACCGTGACCATGGCGTCGAACACGGGGCTGAGCCTGTTCCTGTCGGCGCAGTCGGAGGCGCTCGACACGTTCGCGGGCGTGAACTACGCGGCGACCGCGCTCCACGTCGGCGTGGGCCAGGGGCAGGAGATCAGCAACGGGTGCGTCCGGCTCACGCCCGCGGGGTTCGACGCGGTCAAGGACCTCCCGGCGGGCGTGCCGGTCGTCGTCCGGGCATGA
- the mscL gene encoding large conductance mechanosensitive channel protein MscL, which yields MLNGFKDFIMRGNVLDLAIGIIIGGAFTAIVTALTGSILMPLVAWIFGAPNVESFAVDLPSLRNGEPTEFPIGLLLQSVLDFLFIAVALYFFVVLPITKMMAMRKTPEEEIEETLEKDVELLTEIRDLLRAQVTTR from the coding sequence ATGCTCAACGGATTCAAGGACTTCATCATGCGCGGCAACGTGCTCGACCTCGCCATCGGCATCATCATCGGCGGCGCGTTCACGGCGATCGTCACAGCCCTCACCGGCAGCATCCTCATGCCGCTCGTCGCCTGGATCTTCGGCGCGCCCAACGTCGAGAGCTTCGCCGTCGACCTGCCGAGCCTGCGCAACGGCGAGCCCACGGAGTTCCCGATCGGTCTGCTGCTGCAGTCGGTCCTCGACTTCCTGTTCATCGCCGTGGCGCTCTACTTCTTCGTCGTCCTCCCGATCACGAAGATGATGGCGATGCGCAAGACCCCGGAGGAGGAGATCGAGGAGACCCTCGAGAAGGACGTCGAGCTCCTCACCGAGATCCGCGACCTCCTGCGCGCCCAGGTCACCACTCGCTGA
- a CDS encoding RcpC/CpaB family pilus assembly protein gives MSFLGDLLRHGVPLGQGVPVRHGVPVRHGDVLARDVPGPRVSPRIARRTRRLVWRHRIVLAAVCCGLAAIGAVQALRPAPPPSVPVLVTTRSVAAGARLTGDDVALRDVAVSVAPPAALRGRSEAVGLTAVVTLPAGAALHRGVVSHGGVLSSAPAGTVVVPVTLADDGVAALLRAGDRVDLLAPGAAYPPADGPEPATPYLARRALVLPTPAHRAPEDATTGLLGGGSDPPRVTLVAVDPAEAPELSATAGMGAVSAVLVP, from the coding sequence ATGAGCTTCCTCGGCGACCTCCTCAGACACGGCGTTCCCCTCGGGCAAGGCGTTCCCGTCAGGCACGGCGTTCCCGTCAGGCACGGTGACGTCCTCGCACGCGATGTCCCCGGACCGCGCGTCTCGCCCCGGATCGCGCGTCGCACCCGGCGCCTTGTGTGGCGTCACCGCATCGTGCTCGCGGCGGTCTGCTGCGGGCTCGCCGCGATCGGCGCTGTGCAGGCGCTGCGGCCCGCGCCACCGCCGTCGGTCCCGGTTCTCGTCACCACCCGCTCCGTGGCCGCCGGAGCCCGGCTCACCGGTGACGACGTCGCCTTGCGCGATGTCGCGGTGAGTGTCGCCCCGCCCGCCGCGCTACGCGGCCGTTCCGAGGCCGTCGGCCTGACGGCCGTCGTCACGCTGCCGGCGGGTGCCGCCCTGCACCGGGGCGTCGTGTCCCACGGCGGGGTGCTGTCCTCGGCGCCCGCCGGCACGGTGGTGGTCCCCGTGACGCTCGCCGACGACGGCGTCGCCGCGCTCCTGCGGGCCGGCGACCGGGTGGACCTGCTCGCTCCCGGTGCCGCCTACCCGCCCGCGGACGGCCCCGAACCCGCGACGCCCTACCTCGCGCGCCGTGCGCTGGTCCTCCCGACACCCGCGCACCGGGCCCCCGAGGATGCCACCACCGGTCTGCTCGGCGGAGGCAGCGACCCACCACGCGTCACGCTCGTCGCGGTGGATCCGGCCGAGGCGCCCGAGCTATCGGCCACAGCGGGAATGGGAGCCGTATCGGCCGTTCTCGTACCGTGA